The following DNA comes from Streptomyces globosus.
CTGTGCAGGTGTCAGCGCACCTATGGTCACACGCCCAGTGTGTCCGACGGCACTGACAGCGTCAGCTCTGGCTGTCCTTCGGGGGGTCCGGGTCGGGCGGTGGCGGGGGTGGGAGGTGGCCGCCGCCGGCGGCGAGTTCGAACTCTGCCCTGGGGTGTTCGAGTGATCCGAGGGAGACGATCTCGCGTGTGAAGAGGCCCGAGAGGGTCCATTCCGCGAGGACCCGCATCTTGCGGTTGAAGGTGGGGACCCGGCTGAGGTGGTACATGCGGTGCATCAGCCACGCCGGATACGCCTTCAGCTTGCGGCCGTAGATGTGGGCGACGCCGCGGTGGAGGCCCAGGGAGGCGACGGACCCCGCGTAGCGGTGGGCGTACTCGGTGAGGACGCCGCCGCGGAGGGAGGCGGCGAGGTTGTCGGCGAGGACCTTGGCCTGCCGGACGGCGTGCTGGGCGTTGGGGGCGCACTCGTGGCCCGGCTCGGCGGCGGTGATGTCGGGCACGGCGGCGGCGTCGCCGGCGGCCCAGGCGTGTTCGACGCCCTCGACGGTGAGGAAGGAGGTGCAGCGGATGCGGCCGCGGTCGTTGAGGGGCAGGCCGGAGGCGGCCACGATCGGGTGCGGTCTGACGCCGGCGGTCCAGACGACGGTGCGGGTGGGGAAGCGGGAGCCGTCGCTGAGGACGGCCACGCGGTTCTCGCAGGACTCCAGGCGGGTGCCGAGGCGGACGTCGATGCCGCGGCGGCGCAGTTCGCGGACGGTGTAGACGCCCATCTGGGGGCCGACCTCGGGGAGGATGCGGTCGGTGGCCTCGACCAGCACCCACTTCATGTCCTCGGGCTTGACGTTGTGGTAGTAGCGGGCGGCGTAGCGGGCCATGTCCTCGAGTTCGCCGAGCGCTTCGACGCCGGCGTAGCCGCCGCCGACGAAGACGAAGGTGAGGGCGGCGTCGCGGAGGGCCGGATCGCGTGTGGAGGAGGCGATGTCCATCTGCTCGATGACGTGGTTGCGCAGCCCGATGGCCTCTTCGACGGTCTTGAAGCCGATGCCGTAGTCGGCGAGGCCGGGGACGGGGAGGGTGCGGGAGACCGAGCCGGGGGCGAGGACGAGCTCGTCGTACTCGACCTCCACGGGGCCGCTGCCCTCTTCGGCGGTGGCCAGGGTGGTGATGGTGGCCGTGCGCTTGGCGTGGTCGATGTGGCGGGCCTCGCCGCTGATGATGCGGCACTTGTCGAGGACGCGGCGCAGCGGGACGACGACGTGGCGGGGGGAGATGGAGCCGGCGGCCGCTTCGGGGAGGAAGGGCTGGTACGTCATGTAGGGCTCGGGGGTGACCACCGTGACCTCGGCTTCGCCGGGCTTCAGCTTCTTCTGGAGCCGCAGGGCCGTGTACATGCCGACGTAGCCGCCGCCGATGACGAGGATGCGGGTCGGGGCGTCCTGCGGGCGGGAGGCGGGCACGGAGGCCTCGGCGGGGGTGGGCGCGGCGGGGGCGTCCGGGGGCGCGTCCGGGGGCGGTGCGGCCTCAGGGGGTGGTGCGGCGCCGGGGCGGTCGGGCGTGGCGGGGCCGGTGGACGCGGCGGGCGTGGCGGGTGTGCCGGGCGGGGTACCGGGGGCCGTGCCTCGGGAGTGAGCAGCCTTCACCATCCCATGACGCAACGTGGCTGGGAGTTTGTCCACAGGCCCGGCACATTGTGTGACCGGAGGGAGCAGTGGGGCGGGGGTCCCGGAGGGCGCGGAAGGGGGAGGAGTTGTGCAGGTCAGGGGCTACGGAAAGGGTGGTTCCGGGGGCTTGGACCGGAAAAGTGGGGGGCGATGCTCCGATCGGGCGGTGCCCGGAGGGGGGCTGCCTCTTCTGAATTGACTCTGGCTCAACTATGTTCGTATCTCGTCGGGGAGTGAGACCGAGACCACTGACCGTGGTCTACCTCGACGTGAAGGCGGGGATGTCTCCGGGGGGAGACAAGTGATTACCGGGGGATACACATGAACATTTCCGATTTCCATGGTTCTGCGGCCGCGCTGCAGAGCGAGACCAGCAGCCGCGGCATCGCCGGCGGCACCGCCGCGTCGGGCGTGCGCTCCACGCCGCTGCGCGTCGACGCCCAGCGCAACCTGGAGCACGTCCTGCGCGCCGCCCGCGAGGTGTTCGGCGAGCTGGGCTACGGGGCCCCGATGGAGGACGTCGCGCGGCGCGCCCGCGTCGGCGTCGGCACGGTGTACCGGCGCTTCCCCAGCAAGGACGTGCTGGTCCGGCGCATAGCCGAGGAGGAGACCGCCCGGCTGACCGAACAGGCCAGGACCGCGCTCGGCCAGGAGGAGGAGCCGTGGCAGGCGCTGTCCCGCTTCCTGCGCACCTCCGTGGCCTCGGGTGCGGGGCGGCTGCTGCCGCCGCAGGTGCTGCGGGTCCGCTCCGCGGAGGACGAGGCCGAGGAGGCGCTGGAGGCGCGCGTCCCGCACCAGCGCCAGGCCGGCGCCGCGGGCTCTCCGGAGCTGCGCGTCGTGGGCGGCCGGGCCGCCGACGACGAGCCGTCGCCGGATGCGGGTGCGGGCGCCCTGCTGGAGGTCGTCGGCCAGCTGGTCGACCGCGCCCGGGAGGCGGGCGAGCTGCGTGCCGACGTGACCGTGGCCGACGTGCTGCTGGTCATAGCGACTGCCGCGCCGGCCCTGCCCGACGCGGCGCAGCAGGCGGCGGCGTCCGCCCGGCTGCTCGACATCCTGCTGGAGGGGCTCCGCTCCCGCACCGCCTGACCGTGTGACGGGCGCGCCTCCCCGGGGTCCGGAACGCAGCGGCGCTCTGGACCCCGGGACGGCACATCCGCGGACGCTCCCTCACTCGAACGGGTGAGAGGCGGTACGGACCGCCGTGCGGACGCTGCCCGGGACGGGTGGATGGTTGCGCGAGTGGTCCGGCGCGCGCCCCCCGTGTGACAGGCTGGAACGGTGTACCGGTTGAGTCTGTCGTGCGGGAGCTTCCGCGATGAGCGTTGACGGTCGGGAAGAGCCGATCGGTGGGGCCGCCGGGGAAGCCGAGGCGGCCGATGCGCCGCTGGGGCAGGTTCCGGCCCAGCGCGCGGCCCGGGGCAGGCATGCCGCACCGCGGGCGGGCAGTGCCGAACTTCCGCCGTCCGACGGTGACTTGATTGCGCGGATGCGCGCCGGCGACGACGGGGCGTACGAGGAGCTGTTCCGCCGTCACGCCGACTCCGTACGGCGCTACGCGCGGTCCTGCTGCCGGGATGCGCACACCGCCGACGACCTGACCGCCGAGGTGTTCACGCGGACCCTCCAGGCGGTGCGGAGAGGCGCGGGTCCGGACCAGGCGGTGCGGGCCTACCTGCTGACCACGGTGCGGCGTGTCGCCGCGGCCTGGACGAAGACCGCACGGCGCGAACAGCTCGTCGACGATTTCGCGTTGTTCGCCGAGCAGGCGGCCGCGGGAGCGGAGCAGGGCGGCGGTGCGTCCGGGCTTTCCGGGGACGACACGCTCGAACTCGGCGCGGACGTACGGGCGATGCACGAGGCCGAGCGGTCGCTGGCGGTGCAGGCCTTCCGGAGCCTGCCCGAACGGTGGCAGGCCGTGCTGTGGCACACCGCGGTCGAGGAGTCCTCGCCGAGCGCGGTCGCCCCGCTGTTCGGTCTGAGCGCCAACGCGACGGCCGTGCTGGCCGGCCGGGCGCGGGAAGGGCTCAAGCAGGCCTATCTCCAGGCGCATGTGAGCTCCGCGCTCAGCGCCGGCGGGGACTGCGCGCGGTACGCGGACCGGCTGGGCGCCTTCGCCCGCGGCGGGCTGCGGATGCGGGCCGAGCGGGGGCTGCGCAGGCACCTGGAGGAGTGCGCCCGGTGCCGGCTGGCCGCGGGCGAGCTGAAGGAGGTCAACGCGGGGATTCCGGCGCTGCTGCCGGTCGCGGTCATCGGCTGGCTGGCCGCCGGGTACTCCGCGAAGGCCGCCGGTGTCCTGGCCGGTGGGGCCGTCGCCGCGGGCGGAGCCGGCGCGGCCGCCGCAGCGTCGGCCGGGGCCGCGGGTGCGTCGGGCGCCGCGGGCACGGCCGGGAGCAGTGCCGCTGCGGGGAGCGGTGCCGCTGCCGGCGGGGGTGCCGGGGGCTCGGGGGCCGGTGTGGGGGGCGCTGTGGTGTCGGAGGGCATCGGGCTGCCGGCCAAGGCCGCCCTGGCCGCGGGGATCGCGGTCGCCGCCGCTGCCGGGGTGGTGTTCGCCCTGGTCGGCGAGGATGCCGAGCCGGCCCCTCAGGCGCATCCCGCGCCGCGGGCCGCCGCGCCTGCCGTGCCGGCGCCGGAGCGGCCGAGCCCGTCCGCATCGGAGCCGCCTGCGGAGGCCGCCGCGCCCGCCCGGCCCGCGAGCTCGCCGCCTGCGTCGCCGAAGCCGGCGTCCACCGCGCCGAAGCCGCCGGCGCGGCCCTCGCCCACGCCGTCGGCTTCGCAAAGCCCTGCCCCGGCGCCCCCTCCGTCCCCGACACCGCCCTCTTCGCCCCGGCCGACACCGCCACCAGCGCCGGCGCGGAGCTACCAGCTGGCCTCGCTGGGGTACTCCGCGCTCGGCGACCACCGCGGACCCGAGCTGCGGGCCTGGCCCAGCAGCTGGGTGTGGCAGCGCTGGACGATCGGCATCGCGGACCGGCAGTACGGGCAGGGGCTGACCGTGAGCGCCCGCTCCTCGGTGGAGATCGCGCTCAACCGCCAGTGCACGTCGTTCTCCGCCCGGGCCGGGGTGGACCGCCTGTCCCTGCTCTCCGACGGCAAGGTCCGCTTCTCGGTCTGGGCCGACGGCAAGCGCCTGTGGCAGTCGGCCCCGCTGGACCGCACCGACCGGGCCGCAACCGTCGAGGTACCGCTCACCGGGCACGAAACGATCCGCCTGGTGGTGGAGCCGCTCGGCCGGGGCCCCAGACCCACCCTGGCAAGCTGGGCCGACGCCGTCCTCACCTGCCGCTGACCGCACCCGCCTGCACTCCGGGCACCCGGGGCCCGACGCAGGGAAGGCCCGTACGAGGCCGGCCGACTGGTCACAGAGCAGACCTGACGTGCACTCCCCCACCCCTGACGGCAGCCGGCCGCCGAAGGAGCCGGGCCGCGTACCGGTCCGAGGCGTTCCTGCCGCCGGATGACGCTCTGGACGTCGTTTTCCGACGTCACGCCCCCGGGCTTCCGCCGACGGGTCGGCTGATGCCGGTGGGGCGAAAGGGGCCTGCGGTGCGGGAGAGCAGGGGCTCTGATGGCCCTGAATGGTCCACGTACCCCCTGGCCGTTCCCCTGGGGGCGTCCCGGCAGAAAAAATGCCTCCGGGGCGGGTCGGTCGGTCAAGGGTGGCCCGAAGGGCCATCGCGCAGCGACGCGCCCAACGGGCGCGCCCTTGAGGGACCGGCCCGCCCCGGACACCATCAACTGCCCGGGACACCCCCAGTACCACTACCGACCCCGACCCATCGACTCCCGCCCCCGGCTCCCGCCTCCCTCACGACAGCGCCGCCCGCGGCTGCGGGACGCCGTTCGGGACGGCCCTGCGGCGCGGGGTCGTGGTGCCCGTCCAGCAGGTGCCGCGCCGGGACAGGAGGCGGCCCAGCCAGAGTTCCATGGAGACGAGTTCGGCGAGGCCGTCCAGGGGGACGGGGCGGCCCTCGGCCGCGTCCAGGAGGGCCTGGCGGACCACGCGGGCCTCGATCAGGCCGGCGTCTGCCAGGAGCGGGGCGGTGAAGAGGGACAGGAGGGTGGCAAGGGCCGCGCGGAGGCCCAGGCGGGTCGCCGTCTCGTTCGGGACGTGGGCGGGGGCGCCCCAGCCGGGCGGGAGTTCGCGGACCCCGGCCGAGGAGAGCACGCTGCGCAGGATGGCGGCGCGGGCCCCGGGCTGGACGCGCAGCGGGTCGGGCAGGGCGCGGGCGGCCCGGACGACCTGGTTGTCGAGGAACGGGGCGTGGAGGCGCTGGCTGCGGACCTCGACGGCCTGCTCGAAGACGCGGTGGTCGGCGGCGTGCCGGGTCAGGGCGGCGCGGGCACGGCATTCGCCGGGCCGCAGGGACAGCGGGGGCCGGCCCGCGGCGGTGGCGAGGCGGATCGATACTTCCGCGAGCGCCTCCCCGGTCAGCCAGCCCGCGGCCGGGCCGGGCCGGGACCAGGTCAGGGCGGCGAGGGAGGCGTCGACCGGGCCGCCGGTGCCGGCGGGGCGGATGTCGCCGGCGCGCAGCCGGGCGGCGGCGGCCTCCATGCCGGTGCGGTAGGGGGTGCGGGCCAGGCGGCGGGCGGCCCCGTACACGGAGAAGGGGACGGTCAGGGACTCTCCCGCGGCGGGTGCCGAGCGGGCCAGGGCGGCCACGGGGCGCAGGAGGTGGCGTCTGCGGCGGTCCATCAGGAGGTCGGCGAGGCGGGCGGGGTGGGCGTCGAGGACCTGGCGGGCGCCGTGCCCGGTGAAGTGGTCGGCGGAGCCTGCGGCGAGGCGGCGCCGCTCGCGGGAGGCGTGGACGAGGGAGGGGCCGGGCTCGTCGGTGAGGGGCCCGTCGAGGTCGGCGTAGGGGAGGGCTTCCTCGGCGGCGGCGACGACCACGTGCCGCAGCCGGGGGTCGGCGGCGA
Coding sequences within:
- a CDS encoding TetR/AcrR family transcriptional regulator — translated: MNISDFHGSAAALQSETSSRGIAGGTAASGVRSTPLRVDAQRNLEHVLRAAREVFGELGYGAPMEDVARRARVGVGTVYRRFPSKDVLVRRIAEEETARLTEQARTALGQEEEPWQALSRFLRTSVASGAGRLLPPQVLRVRSAEDEAEEALEARVPHQRQAGAAGSPELRVVGGRAADDEPSPDAGAGALLEVVGQLVDRAREAGELRADVTVADVLLVIATAAPALPDAAQQAAASARLLDILLEGLRSRTA
- a CDS encoding sigma-70 family RNA polymerase sigma factor; amino-acid sequence: MSVDGREEPIGGAAGEAEAADAPLGQVPAQRAARGRHAAPRAGSAELPPSDGDLIARMRAGDDGAYEELFRRHADSVRRYARSCCRDAHTADDLTAEVFTRTLQAVRRGAGPDQAVRAYLLTTVRRVAAAWTKTARREQLVDDFALFAEQAAAGAEQGGGASGLSGDDTLELGADVRAMHEAERSLAVQAFRSLPERWQAVLWHTAVEESSPSAVAPLFGLSANATAVLAGRAREGLKQAYLQAHVSSALSAGGDCARYADRLGAFARGGLRMRAERGLRRHLEECARCRLAAGELKEVNAGIPALLPVAVIGWLAAGYSAKAAGVLAGGAVAAGGAGAAAAASAGAAGASGAAGTAGSSAAAGSGAAAGGGAGGSGAGVGGAVVSEGIGLPAKAALAAGIAVAAAAGVVFALVGEDAEPAPQAHPAPRAAAPAVPAPERPSPSASEPPAEAAAPARPASSPPASPKPASTAPKPPARPSPTPSASQSPAPAPPPSPTPPSSPRPTPPPAPARSYQLASLGYSALGDHRGPELRAWPSSWVWQRWTIGIADRQYGQGLTVSARSSVEIALNRQCTSFSARAGVDRLSLLSDGKVRFSVWADGKRLWQSAPLDRTDRAATVEVPLTGHETIRLVVEPLGRGPRPTLASWADAVLTCR
- a CDS encoding NAD(P)/FAD-dependent oxidoreductase, translated to MVKAAHSRGTAPGTPPGTPATPAASTGPATPDRPGAAPPPEAAPPPDAPPDAPAAPTPAEASVPASRPQDAPTRILVIGGGYVGMYTALRLQKKLKPGEAEVTVVTPEPYMTYQPFLPEAAAGSISPRHVVVPLRRVLDKCRIISGEARHIDHAKRTATITTLATAEEGSGPVEVEYDELVLAPGSVSRTLPVPGLADYGIGFKTVEEAIGLRNHVIEQMDIASSTRDPALRDAALTFVFVGGGYAGVEALGELEDMARYAARYYHNVKPEDMKWVLVEATDRILPEVGPQMGVYTVRELRRRGIDVRLGTRLESCENRVAVLSDGSRFPTRTVVWTAGVRPHPIVAASGLPLNDRGRIRCTSFLTVEGVEHAWAAGDAAAVPDITAAEPGHECAPNAQHAVRQAKVLADNLAASLRGGVLTEYAHRYAGSVASLGLHRGVAHIYGRKLKAYPAWLMHRMYHLSRVPTFNRKMRVLAEWTLSGLFTREIVSLGSLEHPRAEFELAAGGGHLPPPPPPDPDPPKDSQS